In one window of bacterium DNA:
- a CDS encoding metallopeptidase family protein, translated as MRSSFDQLVACAMEDIPEQFRVRLRNVAVVIEVAPTVEQLRECAVPDGETMYACYEGVAQVDRTIDEPMLPDRIVLFQEVLEQDFGHDPELLQREIAHTLRHEIAHHFGTSDDTLEELGKY; from the coding sequence ATGCGCTCCTCATTTGATCAACTTGTCGCTTGCGCCATGGAGGATATTCCGGAGCAGTTTCGTGTGCGGTTACGGAATGTGGCGGTTGTTATTGAGGTCGCGCCGACCGTGGAGCAGTTGCGGGAGTGCGCGGTGCCGGACGGCGAGACCATGTACGCGTGCTACGAAGGTGTCGCGCAGGTGGATCGCACCATTGACGAGCCGATGCTTCCGGATCGTATTGTTCTGTTCCAGGAGGTGTTGGAACAGGATTTTGGGCATGACCCTGAACTATTGCAGCGCGAGATCGCCCACACGCTCCGCCATGAGATTGCTCACCACTTTGGTACGTCGGATGATACGCTTGAGGAGTTGGGGAAGTATTGA
- the atpD gene encoding F0F1 ATP synthase subunit beta, translating into MTTITKILGPVVDVITEGVPPAIGTALVVEHADGRVVLEVQQQLGSSEVRCIAMQTTDGLRRGMEVRDTGAPISVPVGKETLGRMFNVIGEVIDGKEPIQAKTTWPIHRPAPAFIKQSTKAEVLETGIKVVDLVCPILKGGKVGLFGGAGVGKTVIIMELIRNIAQEHGGVSVFAGVGERTREGNDLYHEMRESGVLDKTTLVFGQMNEPPGARARVALSGLTMAEYFRDEAKQDVLLFIDNIFRFTQAGSEVSALLGRIPSAVGYQPTLAQEMGELQERITSTTDGSITSVQAVYVPADDLTDPAPATTFSHLDSTVVLARSLAELGIYPAVDPLDSTSTILDPAIVGTEHYDVTRGVQRVLQRYKDLQDIIAILGMEELSEEDKRTVSRARKVQKFLSQPFFVAETFTGTPGAYVKREDTVKGFKMILNGDLDDVPEQQFYMKGGIGEVRA; encoded by the coding sequence ATGACAACCATTACGAAAATTCTCGGCCCGGTCGTTGATGTCATCACGGAGGGCGTTCCGCCGGCAATCGGCACCGCGCTCGTGGTGGAGCACGCGGATGGGCGCGTGGTTCTTGAGGTCCAGCAGCAGCTCGGCAGCTCCGAGGTGCGCTGCATTGCCATGCAGACGACGGACGGGCTGCGTCGCGGCATGGAGGTGCGTGACACGGGCGCACCGATCAGTGTACCGGTCGGCAAGGAGACGCTCGGGCGCATGTTCAACGTCATCGGTGAGGTGATTGACGGAAAGGAACCCATCCAGGCAAAAACGACGTGGCCGATCCATCGTCCCGCGCCCGCGTTCATCAAGCAGTCCACGAAAGCGGAAGTGCTGGAGACCGGCATCAAGGTGGTGGACCTCGTGTGTCCCATTCTCAAGGGCGGCAAGGTGGGGCTCTTTGGCGGTGCGGGCGTCGGGAAGACCGTCATTATCATGGAGCTCATCCGCAACATCGCACAGGAGCACGGCGGCGTGTCCGTCTTCGCCGGTGTGGGCGAGCGCACGCGCGAGGGGAACGACCTCTACCACGAGATGCGCGAGTCCGGCGTGCTCGATAAGACGACGCTCGTCTTTGGGCAGATGAATGAACCGCCCGGCGCACGCGCTCGCGTGGCACTCTCCGGTCTCACGATGGCCGAGTACTTCCGCGACGAGGCGAAGCAGGACGTTCTCTTGTTCATAGACAATATCTTTCGATTTACACAGGCCGGCTCCGAGGTGTCCGCGCTCCTCGGCCGCATTCCGTCCGCCGTGGGGTACCAGCCGACACTCGCGCAGGAGATGGGCGAGCTCCAGGAGCGCATCACCTCCACCACGGACGGGTCCATCACCTCCGTGCAGGCCGTGTACGTTCCCGCGGACGACCTCACCGATCCGGCACCAGCGACGACGTTTTCCCACCTGGACTCCACGGTCGTGCTCGCGCGATCGCTCGCGGAGCTCGGCATCTATCCGGCAGTGGACCCGTTGGACTCGACATCCACGATTCTTGATCCAGCGATCGTAGGCACTGAGCACTACGACGTCACACGCGGCGTCCAGCGCGTCCTCCAGCGCTACAAGGACCTCCAGGACATCATCGCAATTCTCGGCATGGAGGAGCTCTCCGAGGAGGACAAGCGGACCGTGTCCCGCGCGCGCAAGGTGCAGAAGTTCCTCTCCCAGCCGTTCTTCGTGGCCGAGACGTTCACGGGCACGCCCGGCGCATACGTGAAGCGCGAGGACACGGTCAAGGGATTCAAGATGATCCTCAACGGCGATCTCGACGACGTCCCCGAGCAGCAGTTCTACATGAAGGGCGGGATCGGGGAGGTACGCGCATAG
- a CDS encoding VF530 family protein, giving the protein MNAPPRDPLHGKTLQVMLEYLVEHVGWEELGRRVRVKCFLSEPSVKSSLTFLRKTPWARAKVERYYLDVVRRAGR; this is encoded by the coding sequence ATGAATGCCCCTCCTCGCGATCCACTCCATGGGAAAACGCTCCAGGTGATGCTGGAGTATCTTGTCGAGCATGTGGGGTGGGAGGAGTTGGGGCGGCGGGTTCGGGTGAAGTGTTTTTTGAGTGAGCCCAGCGTGAAGTCGAGCTTGACATTTTTGCGGAAGACGCCGTGGGCGCGGGCGAAGGTGGAGCGGTATTACCTCGATGTGGTGAGGCGTGCGGGGAGGTGA
- a CDS encoding AtpZ/AtpI family protein produces the protein MDDTGKNDGTWTALGLAFQLGYLVAIPIVVFAFIGRTLDARFGTSPWFLLGGILLSLIASSILVVRKAKDVIADGKH, from the coding sequence ATGGACGACACTGGAAAGAACGATGGGACTTGGACTGCACTCGGGCTCGCGTTTCAGCTGGGGTACCTCGTTGCCATCCCGATTGTTGTTTTCGCGTTCATCGGGCGCACGCTCGATGCGCGGTTTGGGACGTCACCGTGGTTTCTCCTCGGAGGCATCCTCCTCTCGCTCATCGCTTCGAGCATCCTCGTCGTGCGAAAAGCCAAGGACGTGATCGCTGATGGTAAGCACTAG
- the atpF gene encoding F0F1 ATP synthase subunit B — MGELLTNLGIDWRLLIAQIVNFLVLFFLLRKFLYRPVLAMLEKRRATIAEGVANAERATVVMADLAQERTQLQAAAAAERAAVLVRAAEEVETLRKTRTLAATEEASVILANAQEDADRVHAALLATVRGEIGDLVLAVTEKTTADALTAAEHEKLVDAALRELKTATL; from the coding sequence ATGGGCGAGCTGCTCACCAATTTGGGCATTGACTGGCGGCTACTCATCGCGCAGATCGTCAATTTCCTCGTGCTTTTTTTTCTCCTCCGGAAGTTTCTCTACCGTCCGGTGCTGGCCATGCTTGAGAAGCGACGCGCGACGATCGCGGAAGGCGTTGCGAACGCGGAGCGTGCGACAGTTGTCATGGCGGACCTCGCGCAGGAGCGCACGCAGCTCCAGGCCGCAGCGGCAGCAGAGCGGGCCGCGGTGCTCGTCAGAGCAGCGGAGGAGGTAGAGACGCTCCGCAAGACGCGCACGCTGGCCGCAACCGAGGAGGCGAGCGTCATTCTCGCGAACGCGCAGGAGGACGCGGATCGCGTCCACGCCGCGTTGCTCGCGACCGTCCGTGGCGAAATCGGCGACCTCGTGCTCGCCGTCACCGAGAAGACCACCGCGGACGCGCTCACGGCCGCGGAGCACGAGAAGCTCGTGGATGCGGCACTCCGAGAATTGAAAACCGCGACACTGTGA
- the atpB gene encoding F0F1 ATP synthase subunit A has translation MVISLAAEPIAHVGSFPVTNTLVMAVFVSVVLVVLGSRAGKRVAMIPARGMAHVMEAVVEALLGFMDSVTHDRERSLKFFPYVATIFLFVIVSNWIELVPGLGTIGVWGEHRGERIIIPFIRSASADLNVTLAIALFSVVVTQIIGVTMVGGMAHLGKFVNFRGPIGFFVGILELISEFAKVISFSFRLFGNIFAGEVLLIVVTTLVPYMIPLPFLLLELFVGFIQALVFAVLTLVNLNMAAQHHAAH, from the coding sequence ATGGTCATCTCGCTCGCGGCAGAACCGATTGCGCACGTGGGATCGTTCCCGGTGACGAACACGCTCGTCATGGCGGTGTTCGTATCGGTGGTCCTCGTGGTGCTCGGTTCCCGCGCGGGAAAGCGCGTGGCGATGATTCCTGCACGCGGGATGGCACACGTCATGGAAGCGGTGGTGGAGGCACTCCTCGGTTTCATGGATAGTGTGACGCACGACCGCGAGCGATCGCTGAAGTTCTTTCCCTACGTCGCCACGATTTTCCTGTTCGTCATCGTGTCGAACTGGATTGAACTCGTCCCGGGACTTGGTACGATTGGTGTGTGGGGTGAACATCGCGGTGAGAGAATCATCATCCCGTTCATTCGTTCCGCCTCCGCAGACCTCAACGTGACGCTCGCCATCGCGCTGTTCTCCGTGGTGGTGACACAGATTATCGGCGTCACGATGGTGGGCGGCATGGCGCACCTCGGGAAGTTTGTGAACTTTCGGGGGCCGATCGGCTTCTTCGTTGGCATTCTCGAGCTCATCTCCGAGTTTGCGAAAGTCATCTCGTTCTCCTTCCGATTGTTCGGGAACATTTTTGCGGGCGAGGTGCTCCTCATCGTTGTGACGACACTCGTGCCCTACATGATCCCGCTCCCGTTCCTCCTGCTCGAGTTGTTCGTGGGATTCATCCAGGCGCTCGTGTTCGCAGTACTCACCTTGGTCAATTTGAACATGGCTGCGCAGCACCACGCTGCGCACTAA
- the atpH gene encoding ATP synthase F1 subunit delta has product MTITATHYARALGEFAGDAASFDRAVGDLETFAGILEREPAIAAFFSRSGVSSAQREQVIRGVVQDRVSTHAFAVIRMLVTRRALSLLRAIISSARERGGVVHAMVTSAIPLRTEQQERIVTQLREQLGGEVRAEFTEDRAIIGGLRVLINDSRLWDGTVAGRFRRIRRHLALHTR; this is encoded by the coding sequence GTGACGATCACCGCAACACACTACGCGCGCGCACTCGGGGAGTTCGCGGGAGACGCTGCGAGCTTCGACCGTGCAGTGGGCGATCTCGAAACGTTCGCGGGAATACTTGAACGGGAACCGGCGATTGCGGCATTTTTCTCGCGGAGCGGTGTGTCGAGCGCGCAGCGGGAGCAGGTGATCCGCGGCGTCGTACAGGATCGCGTGAGTACGCACGCGTTCGCGGTCATCCGGATGCTCGTCACACGGCGTGCGTTGTCGCTCCTCCGCGCGATCATCTCGAGCGCGCGCGAGCGTGGCGGCGTAGTGCATGCAATGGTGACGAGTGCCATCCCACTCCGCACGGAGCAACAGGAGCGCATCGTTACACAGCTCCGCGAGCAGCTTGGCGGTGAGGTGCGCGCGGAATTCACCGAGGATCGCGCCATCATCGGCGGTCTGCGCGTGCTCATCAATGACTCGCGTCTTTGGGACGGAACAGTTGCCGGACGATTCCGGAGGATCCGTCGCCACCTCGCGCTCCACACGCGCTAG
- the atpE gene encoding ATP synthase F0 subunit C translates to MPTEVAREAATGLLQNVEAVKSLAAAFTIAIGAIAPALAIGRLAAAAMEAIGRNPEAASKVQTAMILSIAFAEAIAIYALVIALIIKFV, encoded by the coding sequence ATGCCGACCGAAGTTGCTCGCGAGGCCGCAACGGGCCTCCTTCAGAATGTTGAGGCAGTGAAGTCGCTCGCTGCTGCGTTCACGATCGCGATTGGTGCGATCGCGCCGGCACTCGCTATCGGTCGCCTCGCTGCAGCGGCGATGGAGGCCATCGGTCGCAATCCGGAGGCCGCGTCAAAGGTGCAGACCGCAATGATCCTCTCCATCGCGTTCGCGGAGGCCATCGCCATCTACGCGCTCGTCATTGCGCTCATCATCAAGTTCGTGTAA
- a CDS encoding TatD family hydrolase — MHPFLIDAHTHINFNAYHDDAAEVIRRADGDGVWMLAVGSQMDTSRRAVAYAEQYEHIWAVVGLHPIHLVDTLVDQHEVGEDAEGIAFRTRKEVFDLDAYRALARHPKTVGIGECGMDFYHIPDGLAPQEVRRTQEDTFRQQIALAREEELPLMVHVRDGEGPDASAHEETIRILGDAYGAWDGTQPRGLIHCYSGTWEQAQRYLDRGFNISFTGVITFRPTKKQLAIQEELMRVVRDVPMDRFHVETDCPYLTPDPHRGERNEPAYVRHVAEKVAEQKKLSLNEVARSSVENTERLFKKMLG; from the coding sequence ATGCACCCGTTCCTCATTGATGCGCACACGCACATCAACTTCAATGCGTATCACGATGACGCGGCAGAGGTAATTCGGCGCGCGGATGGTGATGGCGTGTGGATGCTTGCGGTCGGATCGCAGATGGATACGTCGCGGCGTGCGGTGGCGTACGCGGAGCAGTACGAGCACATTTGGGCGGTGGTAGGATTGCACCCGATTCACCTCGTGGACACGTTGGTGGATCAGCACGAGGTGGGTGAGGATGCGGAAGGTATCGCGTTTCGGACGCGTAAGGAGGTTTTTGATCTCGACGCGTACCGTGCGCTCGCGCGCCATCCGAAAACCGTGGGGATCGGGGAGTGCGGTATGGATTTCTATCATATCCCTGACGGGCTTGCGCCGCAGGAGGTGCGGCGCACCCAGGAGGACACGTTCCGTCAGCAGATCGCGCTCGCACGCGAGGAGGAGTTGCCGCTCATGGTGCACGTGCGGGATGGCGAGGGTCCCGATGCGTCGGCGCACGAGGAGACCATCCGGATCCTCGGGGATGCGTATGGTGCGTGGGACGGCACGCAGCCGCGCGGGCTCATCCACTGCTACTCCGGAACGTGGGAGCAGGCGCAGCGGTACCTCGATAGGGGATTCAACATTTCATTCACCGGCGTCATCACCTTCCGGCCAACGAAGAAACAGCTCGCCATCCAGGAGGAGCTCATGCGCGTCGTGCGCGATGTGCCAATGGATCGTTTCCATGTGGAGACGGACTGCCCGTACCTCACGCCGGATCCGCATCGCGGCGAGCGTAATGAGCCAGCATACGTGCGACACGTTGCAGAGAAAGTCGCGGAGCAGAAGAAGCTCTCGCTCAACGAGGTCGCGCGTTCGAGCGTTGAGAACACAGAGCGTCTATTCAAAAAGATGCTGGGTTGA
- a CDS encoding GreA/GreB family elongation factor, with amino-acid sequence MRVPQRKSEAERRSRERRDYVITAEKAARLRRELEDLRTRKLREAADEANRMAEMGDRSENVGYTVAKAELTRIQNRILSLQHRLDHAIIIEDQPMVRGRVSIGSTVTIERDGVPRTYTILGSSETNPGRGRISYSSPLGAALLGRAAGDEVSVTINGTVKHYRIVAVT; translated from the coding sequence ATGCGTGTGCCACAGCGGAAGAGCGAGGCGGAGCGGCGTTCGCGGGAGCGGCGCGATTACGTCATCACCGCAGAGAAAGCGGCGCGACTTCGACGTGAGCTGGAGGACTTGCGTACGCGCAAGCTCCGCGAGGCCGCGGATGAGGCCAACCGCATGGCGGAGATGGGGGATCGGTCGGAGAACGTGGGCTACACGGTGGCCAAGGCGGAGCTCACGCGCATCCAGAATCGCATCCTCTCGCTCCAACATCGCCTGGATCACGCCATCATCATCGAGGACCAGCCCATGGTGCGCGGGCGCGTGAGCATTGGTTCGACGGTGACGATCGAGCGCGACGGCGTTCCGCGGACGTACACCATCCTTGGGTCCTCGGAGACAAACCCCGGGCGCGGACGCATCTCCTACAGTTCACCACTCGGTGCTGCGCTCCTGGGGCGTGCAGCTGGCGACGAGGTGTCCGTCACTATCAACGGAACCGTGAAGCACTACCGCATCGTCGCGGTGACGTAA
- the atpG gene encoding ATP synthase F1 subunit gamma: MAVSPRLIRRRITSVQNTRKITSAMEMVAAAKMRRAVAAALQSRAYAHLAWEMVTSLTGVVTEAMHPLLRQASDGAHADAGVLYMVMASDRGLCGGFNAQLFRTLQRDVRERAEQRVQFVTIGKKAEQFIKRQGWELVASFTDKSVAPKIAELRPAARLAMDAFTRGEVTSVRIAFTDFMSALQQRPIVRTLLPLQRFAELGPQAGVPANAERAPSARGATTILMEPSPHAVLSTMLPRLVELQVYQAYLDTGASEHSARMVAMRSASDAASEMIDALSLSFNRARQAVITQEIAEISAGSAALAH; the protein is encoded by the coding sequence ATGGCCGTATCACCCCGACTCATCAGGCGGCGGATTACGTCCGTCCAGAACACGCGAAAGATCACCAGCGCCATGGAGATGGTCGCGGCGGCAAAGATGCGCCGCGCGGTCGCCGCAGCGTTGCAGTCCCGCGCGTACGCGCATCTCGCGTGGGAGATGGTGACATCGCTCACGGGGGTGGTGACAGAAGCGATGCACCCGCTCCTCCGGCAGGCATCAGACGGTGCGCACGCGGATGCCGGCGTGCTGTATATGGTCATGGCATCGGATCGAGGACTCTGCGGCGGGTTCAACGCACAGCTCTTCCGGACACTCCAGCGCGACGTGCGGGAGCGTGCAGAGCAGCGGGTGCAGTTTGTCACCATCGGGAAGAAGGCCGAGCAGTTCATCAAGCGTCAGGGCTGGGAGCTCGTCGCATCGTTCACGGACAAGAGCGTCGCGCCAAAGATTGCAGAGCTCCGTCCGGCCGCGCGGCTTGCCATGGACGCGTTCACGCGCGGGGAGGTGACCAGCGTCCGCATCGCGTTCACGGACTTCATGTCGGCACTCCAACAGCGGCCGATCGTCCGTACACTCCTCCCGCTCCAGCGATTCGCGGAGCTCGGGCCGCAGGCGGGCGTACCGGCAAATGCGGAGCGCGCACCCAGCGCACGCGGTGCCACGACCATCCTCATGGAGCCAAGCCCGCACGCAGTGCTCTCGACGATGCTGCCGCGACTCGTGGAGCTCCAGGTGTACCAGGCGTACCTGGACACCGGCGCATCGGAGCACTCCGCGCGCATGGTGGCCATGCGGAGCGCATCGGATGCGGCATCGGAGATGATTGACGCGCTCTCGCTGTCATTCAACCGCGCGCGGCAGGCCGTCATCACCCAAGAAATTGCAGAAATCAGCGCGGGGAGTGCTGCGCTCGCACACTGA
- a CDS encoding tRNA-dihydrouridine synthase, with product MESFWEKLARPIMALAPMANVTDAAFRRVIARYGKPDVLWTEFCSADGLWHTRVKRGVPDAENPLMFDLMFSASERPIVAQFFTADPAMMEYAAAVAVELGFDGVDINMGCPDRTVEACGAGAALMKNPTLAREIIRAAKRGAGGLPVSVKTRIGYARDEVATWLPALLAEDLAAVTLHARTRKEMSLVPARWEHVAEAVRLRDALGVSTVILGNGDVDDLADARERVIASHADGAMLGRAIFGNPWCFSHDVLIEDVPLAERLRVMVEHAQLFEQILPHKSFAVMRRHFKAYVSGFHGAAELRAALMETESSAEVAAVVRTAGFSPEVSPLST from the coding sequence ATGGAATCATTCTGGGAGAAACTCGCGCGGCCGATCATGGCACTCGCACCGATGGCGAATGTCACGGACGCGGCGTTTCGGCGTGTCATCGCGCGGTATGGGAAGCCGGATGTGCTGTGGACGGAGTTCTGTTCGGCGGATGGGCTGTGGCACACGCGCGTGAAGCGTGGGGTACCGGATGCGGAGAATCCGCTCATGTTCGACCTCATGTTCAGTGCGAGCGAGCGGCCCATCGTCGCGCAGTTCTTCACGGCGGATCCTGCTATGATGGAGTACGCTGCTGCGGTAGCAGTGGAGCTTGGGTTTGACGGCGTGGATATCAACATGGGGTGTCCGGATCGTACCGTGGAGGCGTGTGGCGCAGGTGCGGCACTCATGAAGAACCCCACGCTCGCGCGCGAGATCATTCGCGCGGCAAAGCGTGGGGCGGGGGGACTGCCCGTCTCCGTGAAGACGCGCATTGGGTACGCGCGCGACGAGGTGGCGACGTGGCTGCCCGCGCTCCTCGCGGAGGATCTCGCCGCGGTGACGCTCCATGCGCGGACGCGGAAGGAGATGTCGCTGGTTCCGGCGCGGTGGGAACATGTTGCGGAAGCCGTGCGGCTGCGCGATGCGTTGGGCGTCTCCACCGTCATCCTCGGAAATGGAGATGTGGACGACCTTGCGGATGCACGGGAACGCGTCATCGCCTCGCATGCCGACGGCGCGATGCTCGGGCGTGCCATCTTTGGGAACCCGTGGTGCTTCAGTCATGATGTGCTCATTGAGGATGTACCACTCGCCGAGCGCTTGCGCGTCATGGTGGAGCACGCGCAACTCTTCGAGCAGATTCTCCCGCACAAGAGCTTCGCCGTCATGCGGCGGCACTTCAAGGCGTATGTTTCCGGCTTCCACGGCGCAGCAGAGCTCCGCGCCGCACTCATGGAAACGGAATCGTCGGCCGAGGTTGCAGCAGTAGTGCGCACTGCCGGATTCTCCCCGGAAGTGTCTCCGCTGAGCACGTAG
- a CDS encoding CvpA family protein — protein MSFFELILLIILGGFVLYGLWSGLIRAAGTLVGVIAGAFLAGRLFVPIAEYFGWLFGGNVNLAKVVIFFVLFVLINRLVGFGFYLIDKTFRIIAIIPFLKTINRLAGAIFGFLEGALVIGGVLWLAVRFPISVGLTEAIAGSDIARWLVGVASIIIPLLPAIVRELESVLTREVL, from the coding sequence ATGTCCTTCTTCGAGCTCATCCTCCTCATCATCCTCGGTGGCTTTGTGCTCTACGGGTTGTGGTCCGGGCTCATCCGCGCGGCGGGGACGCTCGTGGGTGTTATCGCGGGCGCGTTCCTCGCCGGCCGGCTCTTTGTGCCCATCGCGGAGTACTTTGGATGGTTGTTTGGTGGAAACGTGAACCTCGCGAAGGTGGTGATCTTCTTTGTGCTTTTCGTGCTCATCAACCGGCTCGTGGGGTTTGGGTTCTACCTCATTGATAAGACATTCCGCATCATCGCGATCATTCCATTTCTCAAGACGATCAATCGGCTCGCGGGTGCGATTTTCGGGTTTCTCGAGGGCGCACTCGTCATCGGTGGCGTCCTGTGGCTCGCGGTACGTTTCCCGATCAGTGTTGGCTTGACGGAGGCCATTGCCGGTTCTGACATTGCACGTTGGCTTGTTGGTGTTGCGAGTATCATCATCCCGCTCCTGCCCGCGATCGTACGCGAACTTGAGAGCGTGCTGACGAGGGAGGTGCTGTAG
- the atpA gene encoding F0F1 ATP synthase subunit alpha has product MSHQLVEQLKAQIAAFTPTTTPENVGTVMDVGDGVARVAGLRNVMAAEMVEFMHEGSGDQREPTMGIALNLGDDAVGCVILGETAGVREGDRVRGTGTVLSVPVGPAFVGRVVDPLGNPVDGKGPIASTERLPVDRVAPGVITRKSVHQPVETGITAIDAMIPVGRGQRELIIGDRQTGKTAIAIDTIINQKGKDLTCIYVAIGQKESKVAKLVARLEAAGAMEYTVVVLAGASDPAALWYVAPFSGCAIGEWFMQQGRDALVVYDDLSKHAWAYRQVSLLLKRPPGREAYPGDVFYLHSRLLERAAKLSDAHGGGSLTALPIIETQAGDVSAYIPTNVISITDGQIYLEPDLFYKGVRPAVNVGLSVSRVGSAAQRKAMKKVAGKLRLELAQFRELEAFSQFASELDETTRKQLERGQRLVEILKQGQYAPRPLPLQVAYVYAGTQGFADHIALARMQEWIAGLVPFFRDTRAGLWKALEESGTLDDGREDELKAMLEEYGAQCERAA; this is encoded by the coding sequence ATGAGCCACCAGCTCGTCGAACAACTGAAAGCACAGATCGCCGCATTCACGCCCACCACGACCCCCGAGAATGTCGGGACGGTCATGGATGTTGGTGACGGCGTCGCACGCGTTGCCGGACTCCGTAACGTCATGGCGGCGGAGATGGTGGAGTTCATGCACGAGGGGTCGGGAGATCAGCGGGAACCCACGATGGGCATCGCGTTGAACCTCGGCGACGATGCGGTGGGCTGCGTCATTCTCGGCGAGACCGCAGGGGTGCGCGAGGGCGATCGCGTGCGCGGGACGGGCACCGTCCTCTCCGTTCCGGTCGGCCCGGCGTTCGTTGGTCGCGTTGTTGACCCGCTCGGCAACCCCGTGGATGGGAAGGGGCCGATCGCATCTACGGAGCGGCTTCCCGTTGACCGCGTGGCGCCCGGCGTCATCACGCGCAAGTCCGTGCACCAGCCCGTGGAGACCGGCATCACGGCGATTGACGCGATGATCCCCGTGGGACGCGGGCAGCGGGAGCTCATCATTGGCGACCGACAGACCGGGAAGACCGCCATCGCCATTGACACGATCATCAATCAGAAGGGAAAGGATCTCACCTGCATCTACGTCGCAATCGGTCAGAAGGAGTCCAAGGTAGCAAAACTCGTCGCACGACTTGAAGCAGCCGGTGCGATGGAGTACACGGTTGTCGTCCTTGCCGGCGCATCCGATCCGGCCGCGCTGTGGTACGTCGCGCCATTCTCCGGCTGCGCGATCGGCGAGTGGTTCATGCAGCAGGGTCGCGACGCACTCGTCGTGTACGATGACCTCTCGAAGCACGCGTGGGCGTACCGACAGGTCTCGCTCCTCCTCAAGCGACCGCCCGGACGTGAGGCGTACCCAGGAGACGTGTTCTACCTCCACTCGCGTCTGCTCGAGCGCGCCGCGAAGCTCAGCGACGCGCACGGTGGCGGCTCGCTCACCGCACTACCCATCATCGAGACCCAGGCGGGCGACGTGTCGGCGTATATTCCTACGAACGTCATCTCGATTACGGACGGTCAAATCTACCTCGAGCCGGATCTCTTCTATAAGGGTGTGCGTCCTGCGGTGAACGTCGGGTTGTCCGTGTCCCGTGTGGGATCGGCCGCGCAGCGGAAGGCGATGAAGAAAGTGGCAGGGAAGCTTCGCCTCGAACTCGCGCAGTTCCGTGAACTCGAAGCGTTCTCACAGTTTGCGAGTGAGCTCGACGAGACGACGCGGAAGCAGCTCGAGCGGGGCCAACGGTTGGTGGAGATTCTCAAGCAGGGTCAGTACGCACCGCGTCCGCTCCCACTCCAAGTGGCCTACGTCTACGCCGGAACGCAGGGATTCGCAGATCACATCGCGCTTGCACGCATGCAGGAGTGGATTGCCGGCCTCGTACCGTTTTTCCGCGATACGCGCGCCGGCCTCTGGAAGGCACTCGAGGAGTCCGGCACGCTCGACGACGGACGTGAGGACGAGCTCAAGGCGATGCTCGAGGAGTACGGCGCGCAATGTGAGCGCGCCGCGTAG